The Candidatus Poribacteria bacterium genome contains the following window.
TCCGCGCAATCTGTCTACATCTTCTACTTTTTGGAATTGCAAGTTACCTTAGCGTTTCAGCAGAAGATGACACAAAACCCGTTGAGCTCGACGAAATTGTGGTGACACCCGGCCGGTTCGCGATTGATGATGGGACACCCTCAAAGTTATCACTCTCAAAGCAACGAATTGAGCGGTTTCCGTTGGTTGATAACGATGTGATGCGGGCTGCACACATTTTTCCGGGGGTTGTTGCGAGCGATTACAGCGCACGATTCAGTGTGCGTGGGGGTGAAAAGGACGATATCTTGGTGAGGTTAGACGGGATGGAACTCTTCGATCCGTACCACCTACAAGACTGGGGAGGCGCTGTTTCACTCGTTGGGCTCGATTTGATCCAGCGCGTCGAACTGTTGATGGGTGGTTTCCCAGCGGAGTATGGTGATAAAATGGCCGGTGTGTTTGACATCACAACGAAAGAGGGAGAGATTGAGAAAGTTTCTGCTAATTTCGGGCTTGACCTTATTAATACAACCGCAATGGTGGAGGGTCCCTTATCAGAAAAGGGGTCATGGCGCCTGTCGGCACGTCGAGGTTACGTTGACCTGATCCTTGCAATGATTGATTTCGACGAGGACTACAAGCCACAATACGCGGATCTTTACGGGAAAGTGACCTATACGCCGACACAGACAGATACACTCACGCTCAATGGACTTTATGGCTGGGATAAGAATCGGATTCGGCAAGGGGACCCCGACAATAATTTAGATTCGCGTTACGATAATCTAACCGTTTGGACGCGGTGGCGGCATCACTTTGGTACGACGAACTGGTCTGATGTGTTCGTTTTTGCCGGGACCGCAGCGCATGATCGGCAGACCGGAACGGAGAATTTTGATGTCCGTTCGTTCCGTTTCTTCGGTGCCAAAACGGAATTCACAGCCGGTTTTTTGGATAAACATCTGTTTCGTAGCGGAATAGAATGGCGTTTGACAGCAGCGCAATACGATTACGATGTCCGAGAAC
Protein-coding sequences here:
- a CDS encoding TonB-dependent receptor; the protein is MIKSLRAICLHLLLFGIASYLSVSAEDDTKPVELDEIVVTPGRFAIDDGTPSKLSLSKQRIERFPLVDNDVMRAAHIFPGVVASDYSARFSVRGGEKDDILVRLDGMELFDPYHLQDWGGAVSLVGLDLIQRVELLMGGFPAEYGDKMAGVFDITTKEGEIEKVSANFGLDLINTTAMVEGPLSEKGSWRLSARRGYVDLILAMIDFDEDYKPQYADLYGKVTYTPTQTDTLTLNGLYGWDKNRIRQGDPDNNLDSRYDNLTVWTRWRHHFGTTNWSDVFVFAGTAAHDRQTGTENFDVRSFRFFGAKTEFTAGFLDKHLFRSGIEWRLTAAQYDYDVRERQPGIDQYARVLADFEDSGSEIKMFLQDEWQLHPKLALNVGGRYLFQDYRAAGIQSYEIGPRIALAVRPTEKLVLRGAWGIYHQPISMMNIPVEDNVQTAGRAEQAVHYILSGEYHPNANFLFRLEAYYKTLDNLSGRLREFGRQTQIFVPPESGEAKGMDVFVTHAVSDRLTWGAGYAYTIAKESAAGETFFRQSDRRHSLALSSSHQLSRGWHLYLTWRFHTGEPRTPLTHALVSQPGSDLACDRQFGATHSERLPPYHSLDFRFTKRNPYSRWELTWYFQILNLYNRTNIDQYAFSETLDEETGVLLDCEIDEEPMLPILPTLGISVTF